The uncultured Methanolobus sp. sequence AAAAGTGCCCGATTAATCGAGCAATATCGCGTTCACAACGCCATCCTGGCCAGGACGGCTTGTGATCTTTGCATCACCAAGAGGCGTCTTGATAACTGAACCTTTTGTAAGAATATTACGCCTGATGTAGTGCTCATTTGCAGTATTACCAGTAACGTTTTCAATGGAAGTCTTCTGGGTCTTACCCTGGGCATCTGTTACATTTACAACATTGCACTGAAGAAGTCTTACTTTTCTGTTTCCGCCTCTTGTGGAAACATTCTTTTTCTTTGTTTCATTGATGTGAGTGTCAGCTGGTTCGCTACCAAGCTCGTATTTTCTCTTTCCGCGAGCCTTCTTGATCTTAGCACCAGTATATGTTCTTCTAGATCTACCTTGCCATTTCATGATATATCCTCTTATGATTGTTATATAAGTATGAATTGAATTAACATTGTAATTCGGATTTAATCTGGTATGATTTATGGACGTTCCTTTAATAATAAGATGCTATATGAACTTTTCGAGTGACGAAGTAGATATACACCCCTGCACAGAACAGCAAAAATGAAAAGAAGAATCAGCTTTTCCATGGTCTTTCATAGACAATTCATAAATAAGTCCAGCACTTATATCAACCTATGCTTCGCGTAACATTTCTTGGAACCGGAGGGTCCCTTCCAACCCCGGAACGCAATCCATCTGCCATCATGATCAATCGTGAAGGCGAGCTAATGCTATTTGATTGCGGAGAGGGAACACAGCAACAGATGATGCGAGCCAAAACAGGGATGAAAGCATTATCATCCATATTCATCACCCATTTTCATGCCGACCACATACTTGGAATTCCCGGCCTCATACAGACAATGTCCTTCCACGGAAGAACAGAGCCGCTGAAAATATACGGACCACACTGGATCCATGAATTCGCAAGGATACTCAGCTCCCTTGGATACTATAAGTTAAAATTCGAGATAGATACCATTGACCTTGTACCAGGGGATGTGGTCAAAAGAGACGAGTATTCCGTCGTAGCAATTAAAACAGAACACAGCATACCAAGCCTTGGATATGCACTGATAGAAAACATGCGACCCGGCAGATTCGATCGCCAGAAAGCAATTGAGCTTGGAGTTCCACCCGGACCTCTTTTCTCAAAACTCCATAACGGTGAGTCGGTAGAAGTCAATGGGAAGACCATAAAATCAGAAGATGTTGTCGGAGAAATGCGACCCGGAAGGAAAATCGTCTATACCGGAGACACACGTCCCTGCAAAGCAATAATGGAAGCCAGCAGAGATGCAGACATTCTGATCCACGACTCAACCCTTACCAGTGACCAGCAGGATTGGGCTATTGAATCCATGCACTCAACTTCTCAAGAGGCAGCAGCCCTTGCAAAAGAAGCTAATGTCCTGAGACTCATACTTACCCACATAAGTTCCAGGTATTCAGATAATCCTACACAGTTGCTTGAAGAAGCTAGAAAGATATTTGATAACGTAATCGTTGCAGAAGACCTTATGGAACTTGATATACCCTACCGGGACAAAACCTGAGCAATCATAAAAAGGCAGAATAATCAAAAAAGAAAGTTTAGAGGAAAGTCCAGTCGAGCCTCCTGTCATCTGCATCGTAAAGCGAGACTTCCATCGACATTTCCATATCTTCAACGTCACAGGACAGGCGCTTCATGCCTATGTACAGAGTATCGCCAGGCACATAATCAAAACCATCAGGCTTGACCTTACCGAAATATACACGGCCACCAGACTCTACTTCTTCAACAGTGACTCCTTTCCACATGAGAGTGTCAATTACATTTACTATGACACATTCGAAACGGTCAGATTCATTTACCTCAGACATAGCTCTCCGATATATTCTCAGGTTTTAAAAAGATAATCCTAGGAACATATTCATCCTTGTCAGATGTACATCCTGTCAGCACTTGAAGGTTTGGGAAGATTTTTGAGTTTTTTCACAGAAGCATACAGGTCATCCTGAACAATATGAGCCCTGTCCTCGATAATCACATTATGAAGAGCCGTCTTCAATACCTTGCTTACAAGATCCCGTCCCGAAAGCCCTTCGGTCATCTTCGCAATGGAAGAAAGATCAAGATCCTTCACAGGTACAGGGAATGTCATTACATTGGATTCCAGAATTGCAAGACGTTCATTCTCATCCGGAAGCGTGAACTCTATTTCTTCCTCAAACCTGCTTCTTACAGCGGGGTCGATTGTATCTGTACGGTTAGTTGCACCTATGGTACAAACACCTGAACGCTCAACTATGCCATCCATTTC is a genomic window containing:
- a CDS encoding 30S ribosomal protein S8e codes for the protein MKWQGRSRRTYTGAKIKKARGKRKYELGSEPADTHINETKKKNVSTRGGNRKVRLLQCNVVNVTDAQGKTQKTSIENVTGNTANEHYIRRNILTKGSVIKTPLGDAKITSRPGQDGVVNAILLD
- a CDS encoding ribonuclease Z; its protein translation is MLRVTFLGTGGSLPTPERNPSAIMINREGELMLFDCGEGTQQQMMRAKTGMKALSSIFITHFHADHILGIPGLIQTMSFHGRTEPLKIYGPHWIHEFARILSSLGYYKLKFEIDTIDLVPGDVVKRDEYSVVAIKTEHSIPSLGYALIENMRPGRFDRQKAIELGVPPGPLFSKLHNGESVEVNGKTIKSEDVVGEMRPGRKIVYTGDTRPCKAIMEASRDADILIHDSTLTSDQQDWAIESMHSTSQEAAALAKEANVLRLILTHISSRYSDNPTQLLEEARKIFDNVIVAEDLMELDIPYRDKT